From the genome of Scytonema hofmannii PCC 7110, one region includes:
- a CDS encoding hybrid sensor histidine kinase/response regulator encodes MMTLSSDTYKTKNIQILIVEDEYILALNLQESLETLGYTVMDTADSGEEAIAKATELRPNLILMDIRLQGEMDGIQAAEQIWNHLQIPIIYLTGHSDKSTVERATLTFPFGYILKPVREQELYVAIQTALNRYEREQFLTSVLRGIGDGVIVVDTQLRVKYMNQIAESLTGWLFDTAKEQMLDEVFQIINEQTQLRVTNPITLALQQETTICLSDPTLLIAKDGTKTPIADSATPIKDNHGAITGAVMVFRDDTQRRLIEERNLAAERAQQLQIQIAELQRLNKLKEEFLTVTSHEMRTPLSNIITAISLLENLLDRQGILQSEATSIERCLSILRYESERELDLVDDLLTIRLLDADIYRYELTSVQLQYWLPHCVESFQNLAQSQQQTLTIEVPRDLPSLMTDLPTLTRIVSELLNNACKYTPCGENITVTARLADNTNTQSSYLQILISNSGVEIPEQERDRIFEPFYQLPQSQTTEPINIFDLSNQTPSSQLKPNSCTGLGLALVKKLVNFLQGSIEVTNTQGWTIFTVQLPLTLSDCLGSRE; translated from the coding sequence ATGATGACCCTATCATCAGACACTTATAAAACTAAGAATATTCAAATTTTAATTGTAGAAGATGAGTATATTTTAGCACTCAACTTGCAAGAAAGTTTAGAGACTTTAGGTTATACAGTTATGGATACGGCAGATTCAGGAGAAGAAGCAATTGCGAAAGCAACCGAGTTGCGTCCAAACTTGATTCTTATGGATATTCGTCTGCAGGGAGAAATGGACGGCATTCAAGCAGCAGAGCAAATCTGGAATCATTTACAAATTCCTATCATTTACCTAACTGGACACTCTGACAAAAGTACTGTAGAACGAGCAACGCTGACATTTCCCTTTGGTTACATCCTCAAACCTGTCAGAGAACAAGAACTGTATGTAGCAATTCAAACAGCACTCAACCGTTATGAACGCGAGCAATTTTTGACTTCCGTACTGCGGGGAATAGGAGATGGAGTGATTGTGGTTGATACGCAGCTGCGCGTCAAGTACATGAATCAGATAGCAGAATCTCTCACAGGCTGGCTATTTGATACAGCAAAAGAGCAAATGTTAGATGAAGTCTTCCAGATTATCAACGAACAGACTCAGCTAAGAGTAACGAACCCAATTACCCTAGCTTTACAACAAGAAACGACTATTTGTTTGAGCGATCCCACTTTACTGATTGCCAAAGATGGCACAAAAACTCCTATAGCTGATAGTGCTACCCCAATAAAAGATAATCACGGTGCAATTACTGGAGCCGTCATGGTTTTTCGGGATGACACCCAACGCAGGTTAATCGAAGAACGAAACCTAGCGGCGGAACGCGCCCAACAACTACAAATTCAGATTGCAGAACTCCAACGCTTAAACAAATTGAAAGAGGAATTTTTGACAGTTACCTCTCATGAAATGCGAACTCCCTTATCAAATATAATAACGGCAATCTCATTACTAGAAAATCTATTGGATCGGCAAGGTATCTTGCAATCAGAAGCTACATCTATAGAGCGTTGCTTAAGTATTTTGCGTTACGAGTCTGAACGGGAGTTAGATTTGGTGGATGATTTACTCACCATTCGGCTCCTTGATGCTGATATCTATCGCTATGAATTAACTTCAGTCCAACTCCAATACTGGTTACCTCATTGTGTTGAGAGTTTTCAGAACTTGGCTCAATCTCAACAACAAACTTTAACAATTGAGGTTCCTAGAGATTTACCATCTCTTATGACCGATTTACCAACTTTAACTCGAATTGTATCAGAGTTACTCAACAATGCTTGCAAGTATACTCCTTGTGGAGAAAATATTACAGTCACAGCTCGACTTGCTGATAATACCAATACTCAAAGTTCGTATTTGCAAATTCTGATTAGCAATTCAGGAGTAGAAATTCCGGAACAAGAACGCGATCGCATTTTTGAGCCGTTTTACCAACTGCCTCAAAGTCAAACAACAGAACCAATTAACATTTTTGATTTGTCCAACCAAACTCCATCTAGCCAACTTAAGCCAAATAGCTGTACGGGATTGGGCTTGGCGTTAGTGAAAAAGCTGGTGAACTTTCTCCAAGGTTCGATTGAAGTTACAAACACTCAAGGCTGGACAATCTTCACGGTTCAACTGCCTTTAACGTTGTCTGACTGTCTTGGGAGTAGGGAGTAG
- a CDS encoding histidine kinase dimerization/phosphoacceptor domain -containing protein: protein MDISKRRLFDENYQQSLLTVTGNMPVVDIIEQMSHAQTSYALVLKQQELVGIFTERDAVRAIANRTLFENITVAEAMTQPVITISKADAEDIAIVLQKFHQHGIRHLPVMDNGELLGIVTQTSVLRVLESIRVNFAFETLQQTIDAKRAVSSLADITARKQTELEIIKSRDLLEVMYNESADAIFLVDAETLITTDCNQRAVELFEASSKAEIINIEGQALQKQQFSSDELSAIVAEINQRRVWSQELQYVTKKNNEFWGNIAVKQITVADQVMNLVRIADISDRKRAEQMLELQAVITRNMAEGICLVRATDGIIVYANLKFEKMFGYDSGELTGQHVSIVNYEDENMTAEEVNQAIRAAVLQQGEATYEVHNVKKDGTPFWCRATTSVFKHPEYGIVLVAVQQDITEHKQAEEKIQRSLKEKEVLLKEIHHRVKNNLGIVSSLLQMQCRRTQDLQVTPILLDSQNRIASIALVHEKLYRSEDLTNINFAQYIPDLVTHLFDSYNIRSSHIKLHFQVEDVGLDIESAIPCGLIVNELISNALKYAFPNKQTGEIIVKLYEDEHHLILIVRDNGVGLPVEFDKKKTKTLGINLIQGLVKQLRGSIEINSQQGTEFKITFKKSRDIP from the coding sequence ATGGATATTTCTAAACGGCGTTTGTTCGATGAAAACTATCAACAATCATTACTGACAGTTACAGGAAATATGCCAGTAGTTGATATCATAGAGCAAATGAGCCACGCTCAAACCAGCTATGCACTTGTGTTAAAGCAGCAGGAATTGGTTGGCATTTTCACAGAACGAGATGCGGTTCGGGCGATCGCCAATCGCACTTTATTTGAGAACATAACCGTGGCTGAAGCTATGACCCAACCTGTGATTACTATAAGTAAGGCAGATGCTGAGGATATTGCTATTGTCCTGCAAAAATTTCACCAGCATGGTATTCGCCACTTACCAGTGATGGATAATGGAGAACTGCTTGGAATTGTCACCCAAACTAGTGTATTGCGGGTGCTAGAATCAATTAGAGTCAATTTTGCGTTCGAGACTTTACAACAAACAATTGATGCCAAAAGGGCAGTTAGTTCTCTGGCGGATATTACAGCACGCAAACAAACAGAGTTAGAAATCATCAAGAGCCGTGACCTGCTAGAAGTCATGTATAATGAGTCTGCTGATGCGATCTTTCTAGTGGATGCGGAAACATTAATAACCACTGATTGTAACCAACGGGCAGTGGAACTCTTTGAAGCTTCCAGCAAGGCTGAAATCATAAATATTGAAGGTCAGGCACTGCAAAAACAACAGTTTAGTTCCGATGAGTTAAGTGCTATTGTGGCAGAAATTAATCAGCGAAGGGTTTGGAGCCAGGAACTTCAATATGTTACAAAGAAAAACAATGAATTTTGGGGCAACATAGCAGTCAAGCAAATTACAGTTGCCGATCAAGTGATGAATTTAGTAAGGATCGCAGATATCAGCGATCGCAAACGCGCCGAACAGATGTTAGAATTGCAAGCTGTGATTACCCGAAACATGGCGGAGGGAATTTGCCTGGTTCGAGCCACTGATGGAATCATTGTATACGCCAACCTCAAATTTGAGAAGATGTTTGGCTATGATAGTGGTGAACTCACAGGTCAGCATGTATCAATTGTAAATTACGAAGATGAAAACATGACGGCTGAAGAGGTTAACCAAGCAATTCGTGCTGCCGTCCTGCAACAGGGGGAAGCAACCTATGAAGTCCACAATGTTAAGAAAGATGGCACACCATTCTGGTGTCGCGCAACTACATCTGTTTTTAAACATCCTGAGTATGGAATTGTCCTTGTTGCTGTTCAACAAGACATCACTGAGCACAAGCAAGCTGAGGAAAAAATTCAAAGATCTCTGAAAGAAAAGGAGGTATTACTCAAAGAAATACACCATCGCGTCAAGAACAATTTAGGTATTGTCAGCAGTTTGTTGCAGATGCAGTGCAGGCGTACCCAAGACCTGCAAGTAACACCAATTTTGCTTGATAGTCAAAATCGCATTGCCTCTATTGCTTTGGTGCATGAAAAGCTCTACCGCTCTGAAGATTTGACCAACATCAATTTTGCTCAATACATTCCTGACTTAGTCACTCACTTATTTGATTCATATAATATAAGGTCAAGTCACATCAAACTCCATTTTCAAGTTGAGGATGTAGGTTTGGATATAGAAAGTGCTATTCCGTGTGGTTTGATTGTCAATGAACTCATTTCTAATGCTTTAAAATACGCTTTTCCCAACAAACAAACAGGAGAAATTATAGTGAAATTATATGAAGATGAGCATCATTTAATACTAATTGTTCGAGATAATGGAGTGGGTTTGCCTGTAGAATTTGATAAGAAAAAGACAAAAACACTGGGTATAAACCTTATTCAGGGTTTGGTGAAGCAATTAAGGGGAAGCATTGAGATTAACTCTCAGCAAGGAACGGAATTCAAAATCACTTTCAAAAAAAGTAGAGATATACCATGA
- a CDS encoding ATP-binding protein, which translates to MHDSLFAGDGEMCALMRSHDWSQTPLGPVEKWPQSLRTTVSILLNSRYPMFTFWGPHLVKLYNDAYRPVLGLTKHPKALGRPALEVWPDIWDAIGPMVDRVITHGESTWSDNFQLFMHRSGYLEETYFTFSYSPIRDETGGIGGLFCACMETTKQVLSERRLRTLRDLAAQAGKAKTTEAACEIAVRTLANNAADIPFALLYLLDPEGKHAYLAGSTGLEPNTPASPNFIELSDLTESSGWPLAKVAHTSGVERIEDVIKRFGELKVGLWDESPHTALVLPVASPGQERPAGLLVAGISSRRALDDDYQGFLELVAGQVASAIADARAYEAECQRAEALAEIDRAKTVFFSNVSHEFRTPLTLMLAPLEDALTDTADPLPPAQRDRIEIVQRNSLRLLKLVNTLLDFSRIEAGRIQSVYEPTNLATLTAELASTFRSLIERTGMSLVVDCPPLREAIYIDREMWEKIVLNLLSNAFKFTFTGKITVRLRGFADRVELVVEDTGIGIPPDEIPLLFERFHRVKGAQGRSFEGSGIGLSLVLELVKLHGGSVCVTSQLGQGSCFTVSIPTGFAHLPSERISAARTLASTAMGAMPFLEEALRWLPQEEEGEMGRKGEGGNEQLLPYSPQPQRGPLAPTPPQPPTPEGTPSPHSSSARILVVDDNADMREYVKRLLKQQYEVEAVEDGIAALTAIRQHLPDLVLTDVMMPRLDGFGLLQELRANPQTRELPIILLSARAGEEARIEGLQAGADDYLTKPFSTRELLARIEASLKTAQIRKEAALQEQALRLTAEKAQQEAEATAQRLSHILESMSDAFVALDRDWRITYQNAAAERVNNNKPRSEVLGKTHWEEWPASVNSNLEIQYRYAMEHQVPVHFEEHYYSPPDYDVWLEIHAYPSTEGLGIFFRDIGDRKLAEAKLKQSKQELEIRVAERTAELSRLNAELQQNELTLRSFSEHIEASLREKEVLLKEIHHRVKNNLGIVSSLLQMQCRRTQDSQATAILLDSQNRIASIALVHEKLYRSEDLANINFAQYIPDLVTHLFDSYNIRSSHIKLHFQVEDVGLDIESAIPCGLIVNELVSNALKYAFPNKQTGEILVKLYEHEHHLILIVQDNGVGLPVEFDKKKTKTLGINLIQGLVKQLRGSIEINSQQGTEFKITLKKGK; encoded by the coding sequence ATGCATGACAGTTTATTTGCAGGCGATGGGGAAATGTGTGCCTTAATGCGATCACACGACTGGTCGCAAACACCACTCGGACCTGTAGAAAAGTGGCCGCAAAGTTTGCGTACCACAGTGAGCATTTTATTAAACTCCCGCTACCCCATGTTCACCTTTTGGGGTCCTCATCTGGTTAAACTTTATAACGATGCTTACCGCCCCGTTCTAGGATTGACAAAACATCCAAAAGCGTTAGGTCGCCCTGCACTTGAAGTTTGGCCTGATATTTGGGATGCAATTGGACCAATGGTGGATCGAGTCATCACTCATGGGGAGTCAACCTGGTCAGATAATTTTCAGCTGTTCATGCATCGCAGTGGTTATTTAGAAGAAACCTACTTCACCTTCTCCTACAGCCCAATCCGAGATGAGACGGGCGGAATTGGTGGCTTGTTTTGTGCCTGTATGGAAACAACAAAACAAGTTTTGAGCGAGCGACGGCTCCGTACTTTGCGCGATCTAGCGGCACAAGCAGGTAAAGCGAAAACTACTGAAGCCGCTTGTGAAATTGCAGTGAGAACGCTGGCAAATAATGCAGCTGACATTCCATTTGCACTGCTTTATTTACTAGACCCTGAAGGGAAGCACGCGTATCTAGCAGGAAGCACAGGTTTGGAACCAAATACACCCGCGAGTCCAAATTTCATTGAACTTTCGGATTTAACGGAATCGTCAGGTTGGCCTTTGGCAAAAGTGGCTCATACCTCTGGGGTAGAGCGAATTGAAGATGTTATCAAGCGGTTTGGTGAGTTAAAGGTTGGTCTTTGGGACGAATCCCCCCACACTGCTTTAGTTCTACCTGTAGCATCTCCCGGACAGGAACGTCCTGCGGGATTGCTAGTGGCAGGTATTAGTTCTCGTCGCGCTCTTGACGATGATTACCAGGGATTTTTGGAATTGGTAGCAGGACAAGTGGCATCAGCGATCGCTGATGCTCGTGCCTATGAAGCCGAATGCCAACGGGCAGAAGCTCTAGCAGAAATAGATCGCGCCAAAACCGTTTTCTTCAGCAATGTTTCCCATGAATTTCGCACGCCGCTCACTCTTATGTTAGCTCCTTTAGAGGATGCCTTAACCGACACGGCAGATCCATTACCGCCTGCCCAACGCGATCGCATAGAAATTGTACAGCGTAACAGCCTGCGCTTGCTCAAACTAGTCAACACGCTCCTTGATTTTTCCCGCATAGAAGCTGGAAGAATACAGTCAGTATATGAGCCTACTAATTTAGCAACATTGACTGCTGAGCTTGCCAGTACATTTCGCTCCTTAATTGAACGCACTGGAATGTCTTTGGTCGTGGATTGCCCCCCTTTGCGCGAAGCCATTTATATTGATCGCGAAATGTGGGAAAAGATTGTGCTGAATCTGTTGTCAAATGCATTTAAGTTTACATTCACTGGAAAAATTACTGTTCGCTTGCGGGGTTTTGCCGACCGTGTTGAACTAGTAGTGGAAGATACGGGAATTGGCATTCCACCCGATGAAATTCCCCTTCTCTTTGAACGCTTCCACCGCGTTAAAGGTGCTCAAGGGCGGAGTTTTGAGGGATCGGGCATTGGCTTGTCACTGGTTCTGGAGTTAGTTAAACTACACGGTGGTAGTGTTTGTGTAACCAGTCAATTGGGACAGGGCAGTTGCTTCACAGTTTCAATTCCTACAGGATTTGCTCATTTGCCAAGCGAAAGAATTAGCGCAGCTCGCACTTTGGCATCAACAGCAATGGGAGCTATGCCCTTTCTTGAAGAAGCTCTGCGGTGGCTTCCCCAAGAAGAGGAGGGGGAGATGGGGAGAAAGGGAGAGGGGGGGAATGAACAATTACTCCCCTACAGCCCCCAACCCCAGAGGGGACCCCTAGCCCCCACTCCCCCACAGCCCCCAACCCCAGAGGGGACCCCTAGCCCCCACTCCTCTTCAGCTCGCATTCTCGTAGTGGATGATAATGCTGATATGCGGGAATACGTGAAGCGGTTGCTGAAACAACAGTATGAAGTAGAAGCTGTAGAAGATGGCATAGCAGCACTCACTGCTATTCGGCAACACCTTCCCGACTTGGTTTTGACAGACGTGATGATGCCTCGCTTAGATGGCTTTGGACTGCTGCAAGAACTGCGGGCAAATCCCCAAACACGAGAACTGCCAATTATCCTTCTGTCTGCCCGTGCTGGTGAGGAGGCGCGCATTGAAGGGCTGCAAGCAGGAGCAGATGATTACCTGACTAAGCCCTTCTCCACCCGCGAACTGTTGGCACGGATAGAAGCCAGTTTAAAGACGGCACAGATCCGCAAAGAAGCGGCCTTGCAGGAACAGGCACTTCGTCTTACAGCTGAAAAAGCACAACAGGAAGCAGAGGCAACTGCTCAACGGCTATCTCATATTTTGGAAAGTATGAGTGATGCTTTTGTTGCCCTGGATCGAGATTGGCGGATTACTTATCAAAATGCCGCCGCAGAAAGAGTTAACAATAACAAGCCCCGCAGTGAAGTGCTGGGAAAAACCCATTGGGAAGAATGGCCTGCATCGGTGAACAGCAATTTGGAAATTCAATACCGATATGCAATGGAACATCAAGTACCCGTTCACTTTGAGGAGCATTACTACTCTCCTCCCGATTATGATGTGTGGCTGGAAATCCATGCCTATCCATCAACAGAAGGGCTGGGGATTTTCTTTCGCGATATTGGCGATCGCAAACTTGCCGAAGCAAAATTGAAACAGTCCAAACAAGAGCTAGAAATTCGAGTTGCCGAACGTACAGCTGAGTTAAGTCGGCTCAATGCCGAGTTACAACAAAATGAATTAACCCTTCGCAGTTTTTCCGAACATATCGAAGCCTCACTGCGAGAAAAGGAGGTATTGCTCAAAGAAATACACCATCGCGTCAAGAACAATTTAGGTATTGTCAGTAGTTTGTTACAGATGCAGTGTAGACGTACCCAAGATTCACAAGCCACTGCTATTTTACTCGATAGTCAAAACCGTATTGCCTCCATTGCTTTGGTACATGAAAAGCTCTACCGCTCTGAAGATTTGGCCAACATCAATTTTGCTCAATACATTCCTGACTTAGTCACTCACTTATTTGATTCATATAATATAAGGTCAAGTCACATCAAACTCCATTTTCAAGTTGAGGATGTGGGTTTGGATATAGAAAGCGCTATTCCGTGTGGTTTGATTGTCAATGAACTCGTTTCTAATGCTTTAAAATACGCTTTTCCCAACAAACAAACGGGGGAAATCCTAGTGAAGTTATATGAACACGAACATCATTTGATATTGATTGTTCAAGATAATGGAGTGGGTTTGCCTGTAGAATTTGATAAGAAAAAGACAAAAACACTAGGTATAAACCTTATTCAGGGTTTAGTAAAACAATTAAGGGGAAGCATTGAGATTAACTCTCAGCAAGGCACGGAATTCAAAATCACTTTGAAAAAAGGTAAATAA
- a CDS encoding magnesium transporter CorA family protein, with translation MLILLTFAQNHIDSFTSWDVEAVLKRINGSQNIWLRCIHFRDRTGIAKIIKHFGLNASRVNMIFNYSPIGIDQDIEDCLFNSYEILTHEINNREFEVARGSIVIGNNFIITFEITEVKIFSLLINKLQKPTLDISLLGIDYLFYLIFKDILNNYYTVFDYISSQLDDLEDEVLENSGDESTYQKIATMRQSTRFVRRNFQSIKTLLAMINDEDFQWFSQSVKALFNQELIHQVDNLWQEYQALRAWMSELMEIQRDNIASKTSERINRLTLLSSIFLPITFIVGLYGMNFKYMPELDQPLAYPAVITVMILIVIGSIVYAKQQRWL, from the coding sequence ATGTTAATTCTCCTTACCTTTGCTCAGAATCACATAGATTCATTCACAAGTTGGGATGTAGAGGCTGTACTGAAAAGGATTAATGGTTCTCAAAATATCTGGCTGCGTTGTATTCACTTCCGCGATCGCACTGGAATCGCCAAAATCATCAAGCACTTTGGACTCAATGCATCCCGTGTTAACATGATTTTCAACTATTCTCCTATAGGAATTGACCAAGACATTGAAGATTGTTTATTTAACAGCTATGAAATTCTGACTCATGAAATCAATAATCGAGAGTTTGAAGTAGCGCGTGGTAGTATTGTGATTGGAAACAATTTTATCATAACTTTTGAAATTACCGAAGTCAAAATCTTCAGTCTACTCATTAACAAACTTCAAAAGCCAACTCTAGATATTTCACTTTTGGGAATTGACTACCTTTTTTATCTCATTTTTAAAGATATTTTAAATAATTACTATACTGTATTTGATTATATTTCGAGTCAACTTGATGATTTAGAAGATGAAGTTTTAGAAAATTCTGGTGATGAATCAACGTATCAAAAAATTGCGACGATGAGGCAATCGACTCGTTTTGTCCGTAGGAATTTTCAAAGCATTAAAACACTGCTAGCTATGATAAATGACGAAGATTTTCAGTGGTTTTCTCAATCAGTGAAAGCATTATTTAATCAAGAATTAATTCATCAAGTTGATAATCTCTGGCAAGAATATCAAGCGCTAAGAGCCTGGATGTCAGAATTAATGGAAATTCAACGCGATAATATTGCGAGTAAAACCAGCGAACGAATTAATCGCCTCACTCTGCTCTCGAGCATATTTTTACCAATTACTTTCATTGTCGGTCTCTATGGTATGAACTTTAAATATATGCCGGAATTAGATCAACCTTTGGCTTATCCTGCTGTTATTACTGTAATGATATTAATTGTTATTGGTAGTATTGTATATGCTAAACAACAACGTTGGTTATAA
- a CDS encoding FAD-dependent oxidoreductase, producing the protein MKKVIIIGGGIGGAATALALLRAGFEPVVCERTKELREVGAGIALWANATHILKNLGLLEEAMRVGYFITNYQFNSQRGFELVNIALDNSELPVIGIHRTQLHQLLWCNVASEKFILGETFERFERKGNWVRAYFASGLSVEGDALIGADGLRSRVRAAILGDEAPIYRNFKTWRGLTDYIPSAYCPGYIQEFLGRGKGFGFMMLGLGKMYWYAAATACPAQPDAGIGRKKELLTMYQDWFRAIPELIAATDEANILTTDLYDRPIKQPWSQQNVTLLGDAAHPMLPTMGQGACTALEDAYVVAQCLQAQPDPIIAFQQYESERFPRTKEIVLASRQSGKMGELKNPVAVGLRNTFMKAMGSAIGNSFKSFHAYRADINLNKECDR; encoded by the coding sequence ATGAAAAAAGTTATCATCATTGGTGGTGGAATTGGCGGTGCTGCAACTGCACTCGCTCTTCTTCGTGCTGGTTTTGAACCTGTTGTCTGCGAGCGAACCAAAGAGTTACGAGAAGTCGGGGCTGGGATTGCGCTTTGGGCAAACGCAACCCATATCTTGAAGAACTTAGGCTTATTGGAAGAAGCGATGCGGGTTGGTTATTTCATTACCAACTATCAATTTAATTCGCAACGTGGCTTTGAGTTAGTGAATATTGCACTTGATAACTCTGAGTTACCTGTTATCGGAATTCATCGTACACAACTGCATCAGCTATTGTGGTGCAATGTAGCGAGTGAAAAATTCATTTTGGGAGAAACCTTTGAGCGATTTGAGCGCAAGGGAAATTGGGTTCGTGCCTATTTTGCTTCAGGTTTGAGCGTTGAAGGGGATGCGTTAATCGGCGCAGATGGATTGCGTTCGCGAGTCAGAGCCGCTATTTTAGGCGACGAGGCTCCCATTTATCGAAATTTTAAGACCTGGCGTGGTTTGACCGATTATATTCCTAGTGCATACTGTCCCGGGTACATTCAGGAATTTTTAGGACGCGGTAAAGGATTTGGTTTCATGATGCTTGGGCTTGGAAAAATGTATTGGTATGCAGCAGCAACTGCATGCCCAGCACAACCAGATGCTGGTATCGGTCGCAAAAAAGAGCTATTGACAATGTATCAGGATTGGTTCAGAGCCATTCCTGAATTAATCGCTGCTACAGACGAAGCCAATATTTTGACCACTGATTTGTACGATCGTCCGATAAAACAGCCTTGGAGTCAGCAAAATGTGACGCTACTCGGTGACGCTGCTCACCCCATGCTACCCACGATGGGACAGGGCGCTTGTACAGCCTTGGAGGATGCTTATGTCGTCGCCCAATGCTTGCAAGCACAACCAGATCCAATTATTGCTTTTCAACAGTATGAGTCAGAGCGTTTTCCACGTACCAAGGAGATCGTTCTTGCATCAAGGCAATCCGGTAAGATGGGGGAATTGAAAAACCCGGTAGCTGTGGGACTTCGCAATACTTTTATGAAGGCAATGGGTTCAGCGATCGGCAACAGTTTCAAGTCTTTTCATGCTTACCGAGCTGATATCAATTTGAACAAAGAATGCGACAGATAG